A single window of Modestobacter italicus DNA harbors:
- a CDS encoding DUF72 domain-containing protein, with product MTVAVGTSGWSYDHWDGVLYPPGTPPRDRLAHYVRRFDTVELNASFYRWPRTAAFASWRRRLPPGFGLSVKAPRGLTHAKRLYAPEVWVDRLVACWHELGDRRAVLLVQLHPAHARDDARLDWFLGLLPGWMRVAVEFRHPSWHAEAVYALLERHGAAYTVMSGAGLPCVLRATAPFVYVRLHGPDRDHLYAGSYPTDDLRWWADRVREWSASGRDVYVYFNNDGYGHAVRNADELRALLSSQA from the coding sequence GTGACGGTCGCGGTCGGGACCTCCGGCTGGAGCTACGACCACTGGGACGGCGTGCTCTACCCCCCGGGCACGCCGCCCCGGGACCGGCTGGCGCACTACGTGCGGCGCTTCGACACCGTCGAGCTCAACGCCAGCTTCTACCGCTGGCCGCGGACGGCGGCGTTCGCGAGCTGGCGGCGCCGGCTGCCCCCGGGCTTCGGCCTGTCGGTCAAGGCGCCGCGGGGGCTGACCCATGCCAAGCGGCTGTACGCCCCGGAGGTCTGGGTCGACCGGCTGGTCGCCTGCTGGCACGAGCTCGGCGACCGGCGCGCCGTGCTGCTGGTCCAGCTGCACCCCGCGCACGCCCGGGACGACGCCCGGCTGGACTGGTTCCTCGGCCTGCTGCCCGGCTGGATGCGGGTGGCGGTGGAGTTCCGGCACCCCAGCTGGCACGCCGAGGCGGTGTACGCCCTGCTCGAGCGGCACGGCGCCGCCTACACCGTGATGAGCGGCGCCGGCCTGCCGTGCGTGCTGCGGGCCACGGCCCCCTTCGTCTACGTGCGGCTGCACGGCCCGGACCGCGACCACCTCTACGCCGGCTCCTACCCGACCGACGACCTGCGCTGGTGGGCCGACCGGGTCCGCGAGTGGTCGGCGTCCGGCCGGGACGTGTACGTCTACTTCAACAACGACGGCTACGGCCACGCCGTCCGCAACGCCGACGAGCTCCGCGCCCTGCTGTCGTCCCAGGCATAG
- a CDS encoding Lrp/AsnC family transcriptional regulator, protein MTTDGARLDTLDLALLRALTEHPKAGALELSRRLGVARGTVQARLQRLEDTGVVTGYGPDVDLAAAGFGVQAFVTLEIAQGALEDLTAELAAMPGVLEAHATTGSGDVLCRVAARSHGDLQRTLLQLGRSGSVVRSTSVVALSELVPLRTLPLLASEEAPPARAPGHRGG, encoded by the coding sequence ATGACGACCGACGGGGCGCGGCTGGACACCCTGGACCTGGCGCTGCTCCGGGCGCTGACCGAGCACCCGAAGGCCGGGGCGCTGGAGCTGTCCCGCCGGCTCGGCGTGGCCCGCGGCACCGTGCAGGCCCGGCTGCAGCGGCTGGAGGACACCGGCGTGGTCACCGGCTACGGCCCGGACGTCGACCTGGCCGCCGCCGGCTTCGGCGTCCAGGCGTTCGTCACGCTGGAGATCGCGCAGGGGGCGCTGGAGGACCTGACCGCGGAGCTGGCGGCGATGCCCGGTGTGCTGGAGGCGCACGCGACCACCGGGTCCGGCGACGTGCTGTGCCGGGTGGCGGCCCGGTCGCACGGCGACCTGCAGCGGACCCTGCTGCAGCTGGGCCGGTCCGGCTCGGTGGTCCGGTCGACGAGCGTGGTCGCGCTGTCGGAGCTGGTGCCGCTGCGCACGCTGCCGCTGCTGGCCTCCGAGGAGGCACCCCCGGCCCGCGCCCCGGGGCACCGCGGCGGGTGA
- the hutI gene encoding imidazolonepropionase: protein MSTVVTGIGELVTNDPALGPGPLGTLTDAALVVADGAVAWVGPAVAAPDADRRVDLAGRAVVPGFVDSHAHLVFAGDRAAEFSARMTGARYDGGGIASTVAATRAATDAQLRARLRSLVAEMRAQGTTTVEVKSGYGLTVADEARSLRLAAEVTPETTFLGAHVVPPGADRAGYLALVTGPMLAACTPHARWVDVFCEPGSPHAFDGDEARAVLTAGRAAGLELRVHANQLTAGPGVRLAVELGAASADHCTHLTAADVDGLAGGRTVATLLPGVEFSTRSPYPDARRLLSAGVTVALATDCNPGSCYTSSMAFCLALAVREMAMTPAEALWSATAGGAAALRRTDVGHLGVGARADLAVVDAPSWLHLAYRPGVPLARTLELPQA from the coding sequence GTGAGCACAGTGGTCACCGGGATCGGCGAGCTGGTCACCAACGACCCGGCGCTCGGGCCCGGGCCGCTGGGCACGCTGACCGACGCGGCGCTCGTCGTCGCCGACGGCGCCGTCGCCTGGGTGGGGCCGGCCGTGGCCGCACCGGACGCCGACCGGCGGGTCGACCTGGCCGGCCGCGCGGTGGTGCCCGGGTTCGTCGACAGCCACGCGCACCTTGTCTTCGCCGGCGACCGGGCCGCGGAGTTCTCGGCGCGGATGACCGGCGCCCGGTACGACGGCGGCGGCATCGCCTCCACCGTCGCGGCGACCCGGGCGGCGACCGACGCCCAGCTGCGGGCCCGGCTGCGGTCGCTGGTCGCGGAGATGCGCGCCCAGGGGACGACGACCGTCGAGGTCAAGAGCGGCTACGGGCTCACCGTCGCCGACGAGGCCCGCAGCCTGCGGCTGGCCGCGGAGGTCACCCCGGAGACGACGTTCCTCGGGGCGCACGTCGTCCCGCCGGGGGCCGACCGGGCCGGCTACCTGGCGCTGGTCACCGGCCCGATGCTCGCCGCCTGCACGCCGCACGCCCGGTGGGTCGACGTCTTCTGCGAGCCCGGGTCACCGCACGCCTTCGACGGCGACGAGGCCCGCGCGGTGCTGACCGCCGGCCGGGCCGCCGGGCTGGAGCTGCGGGTGCACGCCAACCAGCTCACCGCCGGGCCCGGCGTGCGGCTGGCGGTGGAGCTCGGCGCGGCCAGCGCCGACCACTGCACGCATTTGACCGCCGCCGACGTCGACGGGCTCGCCGGCGGGCGCACCGTGGCCACGCTGCTGCCCGGCGTCGAGTTCTCCACCCGGTCGCCCTACCCGGACGCCCGGCGGCTGCTGTCCGCCGGGGTGACCGTCGCGCTGGCCACCGACTGCAACCCGGGCAGCTGCTACACCTCGTCGATGGCGTTCTGCCTGGCCCTCGCCGTCCGGGAGATGGCGATGACCCCGGCCGAGGCGCTGTGGTCGGCGACCGCGGGCGGTGCGGCGGCCCTGCGGCGGACCGACGTCGGGCACCTGGGCGTCGGCGCCCGGGCCGACCTCGCCGTCGTCGACGCGCCGTCCTGGCTGCACCTGGCCTACCGCCCCGGCGTCCCGCTGGCGCGCACTCTGGAGCTGCCACAGGCATAG
- a CDS encoding cold-shock protein, with amino-acid sequence MGRSSARDDRRQSAPRDRDRAPRAPRGGGGGGGGGGQGTVRFFNAEKGFGFIEPDDGGDDVFVHYSAIADRGGYRSLDEGQRVEYTASAGQKGLQADSVDPL; translated from the coding sequence GTGGGCCGGTCTTCGGCCCGCGACGACCGCCGGCAGAGCGCCCCGCGCGACCGGGACCGGGCACCCCGGGCCCCGCGCGGCGGTGGCGGCGGTGGTGGCGGCGGCGGGCAGGGCACCGTGCGCTTCTTCAACGCCGAGAAGGGCTTCGGGTTCATCGAGCCCGACGACGGCGGCGACGACGTGTTCGTGCACTACTCGGCGATCGCCGACCGCGGCGGCTACCGCAGCCTCGACGAGGGCCAGCGGGTCGAGTACACCGCCAGCGCCGGCCAGAAGGGCCTGCAGGCCGACTCGGTCGACCCGCTCTGA